A section of the Synergistaceae bacterium genome encodes:
- a CDS encoding YfcC family protein, which translates to MGEESKGQSSGNLQESRVEKKKFRLPHIYVLLVSIIFLCAIASWILPAGEFDRTQNAAGRTVVVAGTWHPVAPSPVGPFGAVRAIYGGLVDAAGVVFFVFVAYASISLLLSSGAFNGLVAGLLKVFRGKSRAVVIPIFMIIMGVGASTVGIFEEALPFIPIFAGIAIAMGYDAIVGVAIIGLGVGLGYSGAVMNPFTVGIAQSVAELPPMSGWGYRLICHLSMVVVGALYTMHYAMKIQADPTKSLVYGEDFSKLAMDEKTLSEQPFGLREKLVLLAFGAMIVLVVYGTQAYGWYFEEICAVFLIMGAVTAIIMGWGPNQVAEKMVGSLCDVTMACMMIGLARGILVVLRQGHIIDTVVYGLSIPLAGLPNWLAGEAMLLTQTLLNFLIPSGSGQAATSMPIMTPLADVLGVSRQVAVLAFQFGDGISNILWPTAFAPVVAALGGVKLGTWWKWFVPLFGWILLTQMVLVAVAISIGW; encoded by the coding sequence GTGGGAGAGGAATCGAAGGGACAGTCGTCGGGAAATTTGCAGGAAAGCAGGGTGGAAAAGAAGAAGTTCAGGCTTCCCCATATTTATGTTTTGCTGGTGAGCATTATTTTTCTCTGCGCCATTGCGTCCTGGATTCTGCCCGCGGGAGAATTTGACCGGACTCAGAATGCGGCGGGGCGAACGGTGGTGGTGGCGGGAACCTGGCATCCCGTGGCGCCCTCGCCGGTGGGGCCTTTCGGCGCGGTGCGGGCCATCTATGGAGGACTGGTGGACGCCGCCGGAGTGGTCTTTTTCGTGTTTGTGGCTTACGCTTCCATCAGCCTTCTGCTCTCCTCCGGAGCCTTCAACGGCCTGGTGGCCGGTTTGCTGAAGGTCTTTCGGGGAAAATCCCGGGCTGTGGTCATCCCCATCTTCATGATCATCATGGGCGTGGGCGCGTCCACGGTGGGTATCTTCGAGGAGGCGCTGCCCTTCATCCCGATTTTTGCGGGAATCGCCATTGCCATGGGGTATGACGCCATTGTGGGCGTGGCCATCATCGGGCTGGGCGTTGGCCTGGGTTACAGCGGTGCGGTGATGAACCCCTTCACCGTCGGAATCGCGCAGAGCGTCGCGGAGCTGCCTCCCATGTCCGGATGGGGCTATCGCCTGATTTGTCACCTGTCGATGGTGGTGGTGGGGGCGCTGTATACGATGCACTACGCCATGAAAATACAGGCGGACCCCACGAAGAGCCTGGTGTACGGAGAGGATTTCAGCAAGCTGGCCATGGACGAGAAGACCCTGTCGGAACAGCCTTTCGGCCTTCGGGAAAAGCTGGTTCTGCTCGCCTTCGGAGCCATGATCGTGCTTGTCGTTTACGGGACGCAGGCCTATGGCTGGTACTTCGAGGAAATCTGCGCCGTCTTTCTTATCATGGGAGCCGTCACCGCCATCATCATGGGCTGGGGGCCCAATCAGGTGGCTGAAAAGATGGTGGGGAGCCTCTGCGACGTCACCATGGCCTGTATGATGATCGGCCTTGCCAGAGGAATTTTGGTTGTACTGCGTCAGGGGCACATCATCGACACCGTGGTTTACGGCCTGTCGATTCCTCTCGCGGGTCTTCCGAACTGGCTTGCGGGGGAAGCCATGCTTCTCACTCAGACGCTGCTCAACTTCCTGATCCCCTCCGGATCCGGTCAGGCCGCCACGAGTATGCCGATCATGACGCCTCTGGCGGACGTCCTCGGCGTATCCCGACAGGTGGCGGTTCTGGCGTTTCAGTTTGGCGACGGCATTTCCAACATCCTCTGGCCGACGGCCTTCGCTCCGGTTGTCGCGGCTCTGGGCGGCGTCAAACTGGGAACCTGGTGGAAGTGGTTCGTTCCGCTTTTCGGGTGGATTCTGCTGACGCAAATGGTCCTTGTGGCGGTGGCGATCTCCATCGGCTGGTAA
- a CDS encoding amidohydrolase, with protein sequence MDQKNMDQKNSEQKNLEQIVKKAVEKHRKAAVALSDDLGAHPELPHKEFESSAKIVDLLKKAGFQVEYPFCGYKTAFSALLDNGEGPDAAIMVEYDALPDIGHGCGHNLHGSLSVLAGLALLELRDRYRGRIHVIGTPGEEGDGAKVGMAAKGVFDGMAVAMMMHSIGGGVCQPDMDALSLRCLEMEFRGRSAHAVAAPWEGRSALAAARKFLDLIDARRECFTPDIHVNGVILEGGKTPNIIPELVRLLVEFRTNSSAKLRSVDEMVQKCAEAAAMALECRVTWNATFSDFADMIRVSALEKEVERILTGLGERVSEVTPPIGSTDVGNVSYCCPAIQPLMAITDEPLVLHTAEFAAATLKPRAHQAMARGAETLALLALKILNDGDFRRAVREDFTRQLDLKNNRK encoded by the coding sequence ATGGATCAGAAAAATATGGATCAGAAAAATTCAGAACAGAAAAATTTGGAACAGATCGTGAAAAAGGCCGTCGAAAAACACCGGAAAGCTGCGGTGGCTCTGAGCGACGACCTGGGCGCGCACCCTGAGCTGCCTCACAAGGAGTTCGAGTCGAGCGCTAAAATTGTCGATCTTCTGAAAAAAGCCGGTTTTCAGGTGGAATATCCTTTCTGCGGGTACAAAACGGCTTTCAGCGCCCTTCTGGACAACGGAGAGGGGCCGGACGCGGCGATCATGGTGGAGTACGACGCGCTCCCCGATATTGGGCATGGGTGCGGGCACAACCTGCACGGTTCTCTGTCCGTTCTGGCGGGGCTCGCCCTGTTGGAGCTGCGGGATCGCTACAGAGGCCGGATTCACGTCATCGGCACCCCCGGCGAGGAAGGGGACGGCGCGAAGGTGGGAATGGCGGCGAAGGGCGTTTTCGACGGTATGGCGGTGGCGATGATGATGCACAGCATCGGCGGCGGTGTTTGTCAGCCGGATATGGATGCCCTGAGCCTTCGGTGTCTGGAAATGGAATTTCGCGGCAGGTCCGCTCACGCGGTGGCGGCTCCCTGGGAGGGGCGTTCGGCGCTGGCCGCGGCCCGAAAGTTTCTGGACCTGATCGACGCCCGTCGGGAGTGTTTCACTCCGGACATTCACGTCAACGGCGTCATTCTGGAGGGAGGGAAGACCCCGAACATCATCCCGGAACTGGTCCGGCTCCTGGTGGAATTTCGAACGAACTCCAGTGCGAAGCTCAGGAGTGTGGACGAAATGGTGCAGAAATGCGCGGAGGCCGCCGCTATGGCCTTGGAGTGCAGGGTGACGTGGAACGCGACATTTTCCGATTTCGCCGATATGATACGTGTTTCCGCTCTGGAAAAGGAGGTCGAGCGGATTCTGACCGGCCTGGGAGAACGCGTCTCCGAGGTCACGCCCCCCATTGGCTCCACGGACGTGGGCAACGTCAGTTACTGCTGTCCCGCGATTCAGCCGCTGATGGCCATTACAGACGAACCTCTCGTCCTTCATACGGCGGAGTTCGCCGCGGCCACGCTGAAGCCCAGAGCCCACCAGGCCATGGCCCGGGGCGCGGAGACTCTCGCTCTGCTGGCCCTCAAAATCCTGAACGACGGGGATTTTCGACGCGCTGTCCGGGAGGATTTCACCAGGCAGCTCGATCTTAAAAACAACAGAAAATAG
- a CDS encoding DegT/DnrJ/EryC1/StrS family aminotransferase, with protein sequence MAGYELFDEKERAQVAEVMETGILMRYGFSGVRAGHWKAREMEEAIRKRSGAAYALLLADGTAALTTALAALGVGSGDEVIMPTFTFVASFESIIAAGATPILVDVDDTLCLSPDAVKKAITPRTKVVMPVHMCGAAADVDPLREICKSRGLFLVEDACQAFGASYKGKFVGSLGDAGCYSFDFNKMVTCGEGGAVVTNDEKLYKRADMYHDHGHDHLNEDRGAEGHPFPGYNYRISELHAAIGCAQIGKLDNFLSRQRRNKKPFKEELSAIPEVTFRRLPDPEGDCATFLSFFMPDETLARLAAQSLKEAGTEGVFHWYDNNWHYVRNWLHLKERRFANAISPNILEGMPDYSKADFSGSDRWMARCISITIKLGWSEEDALSRAKKAAAAIKKIL encoded by the coding sequence ATGGCCGGTTATGAGCTGTTTGACGAAAAGGAACGCGCGCAGGTCGCGGAGGTAATGGAAACGGGTATTCTGATGCGCTACGGGTTCAGCGGAGTTCGCGCCGGACATTGGAAGGCCCGGGAGATGGAAGAGGCCATCCGCAAGCGATCGGGCGCCGCTTACGCTCTGTTGCTGGCGGACGGAACCGCGGCTCTGACAACGGCTCTGGCGGCCCTGGGCGTCGGAAGCGGGGACGAGGTCATCATGCCCACGTTCACCTTCGTCGCCAGTTTTGAGTCCATCATTGCGGCGGGGGCTACTCCGATTCTCGTGGACGTGGACGACACCCTCTGTCTCAGCCCGGATGCCGTGAAAAAGGCCATCACGCCCCGCACCAAAGTGGTCATGCCGGTGCATATGTGCGGCGCGGCGGCAGATGTGGACCCGCTGCGGGAGATCTGCAAGAGCCGCGGCCTGTTTCTCGTGGAGGACGCCTGCCAGGCTTTCGGAGCTTCCTATAAAGGGAAATTCGTGGGAAGCCTCGGCGACGCGGGATGTTACTCCTTCGATTTCAACAAGATGGTGACCTGCGGAGAGGGCGGAGCTGTGGTCACCAACGACGAAAAACTCTATAAGCGGGCGGACATGTACCACGATCACGGGCACGACCACCTGAACGAGGACAGAGGTGCGGAGGGTCATCCCTTCCCCGGCTACAACTACCGCATCTCCGAACTGCACGCGGCCATAGGCTGCGCCCAAATCGGGAAGCTGGACAATTTCCTGTCCCGTCAGCGCCGGAACAAAAAACCCTTTAAAGAGGAGCTGTCCGCGATTCCGGAGGTCACTTTCCGCCGACTTCCGGATCCTGAGGGAGACTGCGCCACCTTTCTGTCCTTCTTTATGCCGGACGAGACCCTGGCCCGGCTCGCGGCCCAGTCGCTGAAGGAGGCCGGAACGGAGGGAGTTTTCCACTGGTACGACAACAACTGGCATTACGTCAGAAACTGGCTGCATTTAAAAGAGCGCCGCTTTGCGAATGCCATTTCTCCCAACATTCTGGAGGGGATGCCCGACTACTCCAAGGCGGACTTTTCCGGATCCGACCGCTGGATGGCCCGCTGTATCTCCATCACGATCAAGCTGGGCTGGTCGGAGGAAGACGCCCTCAGCCGGGCGAAAAAGGCGGCGGCGGCGATAAAGAAGATCCTGTAA
- the kdsB gene encoding 3-deoxy-manno-octulosonate cytidylyltransferase, whose amino-acid sequence MIETLAVIPARYGSTRLPGKPLLKLCGKELVLWVWEGVRKSASVDRVIVATDCEAIASLVEKAGGEAMMTPSELPTGGDRVAWAAERVPSRFVLNVQGDDPMVEPKMIDPMVEALRRDPEVTLAVLAKRIENPDEVERTSVVKMVFDEKGRALYFSRSPIPFSRDGDPKTARFKHIGPYAWRREALLEFATRSRTPLERAESLEMLRVLEKGGVIRCIETNVDTVEIDTPEDVHRFEALMKRSGNI is encoded by the coding sequence ATGATCGAAACGCTGGCCGTCATTCCCGCGCGCTATGGAAGCACGAGACTGCCCGGTAAACCGCTTCTGAAGCTCTGCGGGAAGGAACTGGTTTTATGGGTGTGGGAGGGGGTGCGAAAAAGCGCCTCCGTGGATCGGGTGATTGTCGCGACCGACTGTGAGGCGATCGCGTCTCTGGTGGAAAAGGCGGGAGGCGAGGCGATGATGACCCCGTCGGAACTGCCCACAGGAGGCGATCGGGTGGCCTGGGCGGCGGAACGTGTTCCTTCCCGGTTCGTGCTGAACGTGCAGGGCGACGACCCCATGGTGGAACCTAAAATGATCGATCCCATGGTGGAGGCTCTGCGACGGGATCCGGAGGTGACGCTGGCCGTTCTGGCCAAACGCATCGAAAACCCGGACGAGGTGGAGCGAACTTCCGTTGTCAAGATGGTGTTTGATGAAAAGGGGAGGGCTCTGTATTTCAGCCGCTCTCCCATCCCTTTTTCAAGGGACGGGGATCCGAAGACGGCGCGTTTCAAGCATATCGGGCCCTACGCCTGGCGCAGAGAGGCCCTTTTGGAGTTCGCAACCCGGTCTCGCACTCCGCTGGAGCGGGCGGAAAGTCTGGAGATGCTTCGGGTGCTGGAAAAAGGCGGAGTTATCCGCTGTATCGAAACGAACGTGGACACGGTGGAAATCGACACGCCGGAGGATGTCCATCGCTTCGAGGCGCTGATGAAGCGGAGCGGGAATATTTAG
- a CDS encoding iron-containing alcohol dehydrogenase: MPKETLEGFVRSARWWRTEIPGKIVLSKDGVKDLFDLLRQEKSRPFFIVDKALSGQEKFGPILAEKGKFLFLFDATASEPRTKDVDALVKLLREEKLDPDVIVGVGGGGTMDLAKAVGICLKNPKSAADYQGWGFDMVRGVDVWVVPTLNGTGAELTPIAVLRGPEKKLGINTPLVAARVAIIDPQLSEGVRKFNRFFTMMDCYYHHCEITHSKTSEPNAILDAKDGLELSRQVLSRDLSNYDLETAIRSVRASVLGASSTVGGRVGASHAISYGLSNSGPTLPHSVSVTISMLALADLYRDGGYEETLQFMKINAIPVPKARDYGIDASQIDKMVQTALGMDKLWLSHFGEGWEKTVTRDFLRDVYARIVAA; the protein is encoded by the coding sequence ATGCCGAAGGAAACGCTGGAAGGGTTCGTCCGGTCCGCAAGATGGTGGCGGACGGAGATCCCTGGAAAAATTGTCCTGTCGAAGGACGGGGTGAAGGATCTTTTTGACCTGTTGCGTCAGGAAAAGAGTCGTCCTTTTTTCATTGTGGACAAAGCCCTGAGCGGTCAGGAAAAGTTTGGGCCGATTCTGGCGGAGAAGGGGAAATTTTTATTTTTGTTTGACGCGACCGCGTCGGAGCCTCGAACAAAAGACGTGGATGCGCTGGTGAAACTCCTTCGAGAGGAGAAGCTGGACCCGGACGTCATTGTTGGCGTGGGAGGCGGCGGAACCATGGACCTGGCCAAGGCCGTGGGAATATGCCTGAAAAATCCCAAAAGCGCCGCGGACTACCAGGGCTGGGGCTTCGACATGGTGCGAGGGGTGGATGTATGGGTCGTCCCCACCCTGAACGGAACGGGGGCGGAGCTGACCCCCATCGCGGTACTGAGGGGGCCCGAAAAGAAGCTGGGCATCAACACGCCTCTCGTGGCGGCGCGGGTGGCGATTATCGACCCGCAGCTCTCAGAGGGAGTTCGAAAATTCAATCGCTTCTTTACGATGATGGACTGCTACTATCATCACTGCGAAATCACCCACAGCAAAACCAGCGAACCGAACGCGATTCTGGACGCGAAGGACGGCCTTGAACTGTCCCGGCAGGTTTTGTCCCGTGACCTGTCGAACTACGACCTGGAAACGGCAATACGATCCGTCCGCGCCTCCGTGCTGGGAGCGAGCAGCACTGTGGGAGGCCGGGTCGGAGCCAGCCACGCCATCTCTTACGGCCTGAGCAACTCCGGGCCCACCCTTCCCCACAGCGTCTCCGTGACGATCTCCATGCTGGCCCTGGCCGACCTTTACCGGGACGGCGGATACGAGGAAACCCTTCAATTTATGAAAATCAACGCAATCCCCGTTCCCAAAGCCAGAGATTACGGAATAGACGCCTCTCAGATCGATAAAATGGTACAGACGGCTCTCGGCATGGATAAGCTCTGGCTGAGCCATTTCGGCGAGGGCTGGGAAAAAACGGTCACCCGTGACTTTCTGCGGGATGTTTACGCGAGAATTGTTGCCGCGTGA
- a CDS encoding flavodoxin family protein, with the protein MKILAVNGSPRKGWNTSKLLEHALEGAKSVGGETEEIVNLYDLNFRGCVSCFRCRVKEGGHPGRCAVRDDLSSILDRMAEYGGLLIGSPIYLWDVTSQTRAFLERLIYSNLAYRAENRSEYKGKTNAGFIYSMNATEERMKTSGYDFLFKSHMHFLSFLNGRARYMTSNDTWQFDDYAKYDVPLFDPAAKAEVRREQFPKDCKRAFEIGAGLVQSRR; encoded by the coding sequence ATGAAAATTCTTGCGGTCAATGGCAGTCCAAGAAAAGGCTGGAACACGTCGAAACTGCTGGAGCATGCTCTGGAAGGGGCGAAGTCCGTCGGCGGAGAGACGGAAGAGATCGTCAACCTGTACGACCTGAACTTCAGGGGCTGCGTCAGCTGTTTTCGATGCAGAGTGAAAGAGGGCGGTCATCCCGGAAGATGCGCCGTCAGAGACGATCTGAGCAGTATTTTGGACCGTATGGCGGAATATGGGGGACTGCTGATCGGGTCCCCGATCTACCTCTGGGACGTGACGAGCCAGACGCGGGCGTTTTTGGAGCGGCTGATCTATTCGAATCTGGCCTATCGGGCCGAAAACCGGTCGGAGTACAAAGGCAAAACCAACGCGGGCTTCATTTATTCCATGAACGCCACGGAGGAGCGCATGAAAACCTCCGGTTACGATTTTCTCTTCAAAAGTCACATGCATTTTCTCTCCTTTCTGAACGGCAGGGCGAGATATATGACGTCCAACGACACCTGGCAGTTCGACGATTACGCGAAGTACGACGTTCCTCTTTTCGACCCCGCCGCCAAGGCCGAGGTGCGTCGGGAGCAGTTCCCCAAAGACTGCAAAAGAGCCTTCGAAATTGGAGCGGGCCTGGTGCAGTCCCGCCGTTGA
- a CDS encoding D-cysteine desulfhydrase — protein MNLSQYPRRRYTPYQTPIEELRNLSDALGGPTIYMKRDDLLGLAGGGNKTRKLEFLMADALNQGADTVITCGAVQSNHCRLTLAAAVKEGLKCHLVLEQRVPNSYDERAGGNNFLFHLLGAEGFHVVDGGADMAAEMQKVADALASKGRKPYIIPGGGSNEIGALGYVACAQELLEQSFEMGVNFDNIILTSGSTGTHAGVLTGILGNNANIPVTGIGINRKKEAQSSAVYALTQKLFDKMGIRTPLSREDVVVFDDYIGEGYSRPTKGMIEAVKLVARTEAILLDPVYTGKAMAGMIDLIKKGHFAKKDKILFLHTGGSPALYVYADKFFE, from the coding sequence ATGAATCTGAGTCAATATCCCCGTCGCCGTTATACGCCTTATCAGACGCCTATAGAGGAGCTGCGGAACCTTAGCGACGCGCTGGGCGGGCCGACGATCTACATGAAGCGCGACGATCTTCTTGGACTGGCCGGCGGCGGGAACAAGACGCGGAAGCTGGAATTTTTAATGGCCGACGCGCTGAACCAGGGCGCCGACACCGTGATCACCTGCGGAGCCGTCCAGTCGAACCACTGCCGTTTGACCCTTGCCGCGGCCGTCAAAGAGGGGCTGAAATGTCACCTCGTCCTTGAGCAGCGCGTCCCGAACAGCTATGACGAACGTGCCGGCGGCAACAATTTCCTGTTTCACCTTCTGGGGGCCGAAGGGTTCCACGTGGTGGACGGGGGCGCGGATATGGCGGCCGAGATGCAGAAAGTGGCCGATGCCCTTGCCTCGAAGGGGCGCAAACCCTACATCATCCCCGGCGGCGGCAGCAACGAGATCGGCGCGCTGGGTTACGTCGCCTGCGCGCAGGAACTGCTGGAGCAGTCCTTCGAGATGGGCGTAAATTTTGACAATATCATACTCACCAGCGGCAGTACGGGGACCCATGCCGGAGTGCTGACGGGAATCCTGGGCAACAACGCAAACATTCCGGTTACGGGCATTGGCATCAATCGCAAAAAAGAGGCCCAAAGCAGCGCCGTTTACGCGCTGACACAAAAACTTTTCGACAAAATGGGAATCCGCACGCCCCTTTCCCGGGAGGACGTCGTTGTTTTTGACGATTACATCGGAGAGGGCTATTCCCGCCCCACAAAGGGGATGATCGAGGCTGTGAAGCTTGTCGCCCGCACCGAGGCCATTCTTCTCGATCCCGTTTACACGGGCAAGGCCATGGCCGGAATGATCGACCTGATCAAAAAAGGACATTTTGCGAAAAAAGACAAAATCCTCTTTCTTCACACCGGCGGTTCCCCCGCTCTGTACGTCTATGCGGACAAATTTTTCGAGTGA
- a CDS encoding sodium:alanine symporter family protein gives MADSILKWTVDANSFLWGPYCLIGLLCLTGLWFTLILKGVQVTRFGTAVKRLLGDFSFFGVTAGKDGMSSFQALATAIAAQVGTGNLVGAVTALIAGGPGAIFWMWIAAFLGMATIFAEACLAQLYRTTDQNGHVVGGPAYYISKGLGDNFLSKAMAAFFAVALILALGFMGNMVQANSITDAFVTAFGFSRLLVGVVLALLAGMIFVGGISRIAAVTEKIVPFMAILYVVVGGVIIIKNFDQIPMVFSSIFHGAFNAQSVWGGVLGISVAQVARYGIARGLFSNEAGMGSTPHAHAAAKVKHPVEQGVLGIVSVFIDTFIVLNITVFAVLSSNTIVFENGQPTLRGIALVQQAFSQSLLGSYGHAFIAMCLLFFAFSTIIGWYYFAETNIRYLFGVRALRPFQVLVMAFILAGSVLKIDLVWELADFFNGVMVFPNLLALLFLSGKVVRLLKEYNEGIPYNRESFLK, from the coding sequence ATGGCTGACAGTATCCTGAAATGGACCGTGGACGCAAACAGTTTCCTGTGGGGTCCCTATTGTCTTATCGGTTTGCTGTGTCTCACCGGACTTTGGTTCACCCTTATCCTGAAGGGGGTTCAGGTGACCAGGTTCGGCACAGCGGTCAAGCGGCTGCTGGGTGATTTTTCTTTCTTTGGCGTGACCGCCGGCAAGGACGGAATGAGTTCCTTCCAGGCTCTGGCCACGGCCATCGCCGCGCAGGTGGGAACGGGCAACCTGGTGGGAGCGGTAACCGCGCTTATTGCGGGTGGGCCCGGAGCTATTTTCTGGATGTGGATCGCGGCTTTTCTGGGTATGGCGACCATTTTTGCCGAGGCCTGTCTTGCGCAGCTCTACCGAACGACGGACCAGAACGGGCACGTGGTCGGCGGACCGGCCTATTACATTTCCAAAGGACTGGGCGACAATTTTCTGTCGAAGGCAATGGCGGCGTTTTTTGCGGTCGCCCTCATTCTGGCCCTGGGCTTCATGGGAAATATGGTGCAGGCCAACTCCATTACTGACGCGTTTGTCACGGCCTTCGGATTTTCCCGACTGCTGGTGGGGGTCGTCCTGGCCCTTCTCGCCGGAATGATCTTTGTGGGCGGCATCAGCCGAATTGCCGCCGTGACGGAGAAAATCGTTCCCTTCATGGCGATTCTCTACGTTGTGGTGGGCGGGGTGATCATCATCAAAAACTTCGATCAGATCCCCATGGTGTTCAGCAGTATTTTCCACGGCGCGTTCAACGCCCAGTCCGTATGGGGCGGCGTTCTCGGTATATCCGTAGCGCAGGTGGCCCGTTACGGAATTGCCCGGGGTCTGTTTTCCAACGAGGCCGGTATGGGTTCCACGCCTCACGCCCATGCCGCCGCGAAGGTGAAACACCCTGTGGAGCAGGGAGTTCTGGGTATTGTCTCCGTTTTCATCGATACGTTCATCGTCCTGAACATCACCGTGTTCGCGGTTTTGTCCTCCAATACGATCGTTTTTGAGAACGGCCAGCCCACGCTTCGCGGCATTGCGCTGGTTCAGCAGGCGTTTTCCCAAAGTCTCCTGGGCAGCTACGGACACGCCTTCATCGCGATGTGCCTTCTTTTCTTCGCTTTTTCCACGATTATCGGCTGGTACTACTTCGCGGAGACCAACATCCGTTATCTTTTTGGAGTGAGGGCACTGCGTCCGTTCCAGGTTCTTGTCATGGCTTTCATTTTGGCCGGAAGCGTTCTTAAAATCGACCTGGTTTGGGAACTGGCGGATTTCTTCAACGGCGTGATGGTTTTTCCGAACCTGCTGGCTCTGCTTTTCCTGAGCGGCAAGGTTGTTCGCCTTCTGAAGGAGTACAACGAGGGTATTCCTTATAACCGGGAGAGTTTCCTGAAGTAA